A stretch of the Osmerus mordax isolate fOsmMor3 chromosome 12, fOsmMor3.pri, whole genome shotgun sequence genome encodes the following:
- the LOC136954155 gene encoding ankyrin repeat and KH domain-containing protein 1-like isoform X6 — MQDAVAGTAMLTDGFEDEIDSVTPRSPVVGMGVGATPGVGLGGIGIGVGGKKVRLFGEPGGPPTERLDFKLAAAAVLSSGPGSGSDEDEVSEVESFILDQEDLDNPIMKTASELLLSSATDGVDLRTVDPETQARLEALLEAAGIGKLSTADGKAFADPEVLRRLTSSVSCALDEAAAALTRMRAENTLNAGQADNLVIFSRSLAEACSDGDVNAVRKLLDEGRSVNEHTEEGESLLCLACSAGYYELAQVLLAMHANVEDRGIKGDITPLMAAASGGYVDIVKLLLVHGADVNAQSSTGNTALTYACAGGFVDVVKVLLKEGANIEDHNENGHTPLMEAASAGHVEVARVLLEYGAGINTHSNEFKESALTLACYKGHLDMVRFLLEAGADQEHKTDEMHTALMEACMDGHVEVARLLLDSGAQVNMPADSFESPLTLAACGGHVELAALLIERGANLEEVNDEGYTPLMEAAREGHEEMVALLLAQGANINAQTEETQETALTLACCGGFLEVADFLIKAGADIELGCSTPLMEAAQEGHLELVKYLLAAGANVHATTATGDTALTYACENGHTDVADVLLQAGANLEHESEGGRTPLMKAARAGHLCTVQFLISKGANVNRATANNDHTVVSLACAGGHLAVVELLLAHGADPTHRLKDGSTMLIEAAKGGHTNVVSYLLDYPNNILSVPAPDLAQLTPPSQDASQVPRVPFQALAMVVPPQEPDRAPSNIATPPPVSSKAVSKQRQAALQPGASNGAPRGPETEPLPPFHLCQPLECIVEETEGKLNELGQRISAIEKAQLQSLELIQGEPLTKDKIEELKKSREEQVQKKKKILKELQKVERQLQLKTQQQFTKEYLEAKGLKEEQEAGQSQGPGPGPGGEAPPTATTSTPGALTACSGDLAQAGSDTDEEGLREGEQEEEQAGEDEDEEDEEDDEEDDEEEEEDGSDEDVEGEVVEAYPKLPQVDTILYRDGQPPHLPPSPQAQPPPPPLQAPFVPIQPLSDYSPADYPGGTPPELQRVLLGQQQALGAGMLGQQAPDGLMVATPAQTLTDTLDDIMAAVSSRVPMLSTTTSPTPLSQPPSQSPANMASPPSVLPLYPSVDIDAHTESNHDTALTLACAGGHEELVSVLIARGANIEHRDKKGFTPLILAATAGHVGVVEVLLDKGGDIEAQSERTKDTPLSLACSGGRQEVVELLLLRGANKEHRNVSDYTPLSLAASGGYVNIIKILLNAGAEINSRTGSKLGISPLMLAAMNGHVPAVKLLLDMGSDINAQIETNRNTALTLACFQGRAEVVSLLLDRKANVEHRAKTGLTPLMEAASGGYAEVGRVLLDKGADVNAPPVPSSRDTALTIAADKGHYKFCELLINRGAHIDVRNKKGNTPLWLAANGGHFDVVQLLVHASADVDAADNRKITPLMAAFRKGHVKVVQYLVKEVNQFPSDIECMRYIATIADKELLKKCHQCMETIVKAKDQQAAEANKNASILLKELDLEKSREESKKQALAAKREKRKEKRKKKKEEQKRKQEEEEEEKTKEEFCDMQEEKEDSAEEEEVPIDPPSATTTTTIGISATSATFTCTFGKKRAGVATTPSTNRKSKKNKTKDSPDDTIILQDSQVALAQHKADKNKIQGEPRGGGGGLAGGNSDSDPLDSTDCASEGSSSGGKSQELNYLPDLPSCASSYSSSSSSSSSSAPPLGAHPSHALLPGPEKRHCPQLHSDSKLDNKVTVSISKPSQKVPDMSELVPSSLPSPFKTMSLPISSPNSKLSLTSPKRGQKREEGWKEVVRSPAVSVRSKKLSVPASVVSRIMGRGGCNITAIQDVTGAHIDVDKQKDKNGERMITIRGGTESTRHAVQLINALIQDPAKELEDLIPRNHIRAPGSKASSAPFASGASSGSSAGAKAFSSLVTSSGVSFQSSSSSQVGGKVGKGLSSGVRQPFPVSLPLAYAHPQLALLAAQTMHQIRHPRLPMAQFGGTFSPAASTWGPFPVRPVSPGSANSSPKHNGGATGRPGATPHSEHSSAVSPAATVSSPSGTAPAAASPHTPNPPAPSNPQPSAPTPSCVRKQLFTSDPKPSGVTSLSMAPTAAVSSGGNAVRGTGSPAHHHTGMTATSASSSAQAPAGCAPPPLLQPLKVEPSASASPGKEKPPASLESQTSSSSESHSSAGFATPALALPPKPEPRQQLPPPPPSSSAAAITSSSSSTEAPPPLLAPQPSSHLPPGPAPSHSSMHPNNTVPHFSAPAPRVSHRMQPSGPYYPLSEQQQQQVFVPLSAQQEPPKQPQSQAQVSHLPQQPSLPPQAQGPPHQVPSSLGMMNGSQMQHVHGGGKTQQMPPNFGPAALFNHFSSIFDNNNQGNNQVWGACHLPTRSPPEQPYSAPPPYMSMSQMEGLMPPDSSKAPGYRSTSQRMVNNPIALTSYATSISGSPVYLHGPAAVGTPSFSRQHFSPHPWSAASSGESQVAPPSTVSSSSLSSSSGPPPQQPKPGNSSQQDRKVPPPIGTERLARIRQTGSVNPPLLTTSYTAPVGQGGIWSFGVGSASEAMSGWSQPLMSSHMMHPQLQAEQTAFSQHQPMEQDDTGISNPANSYHQPQHMPNSYMDFPKGMPMSMYGGTMLPPHPPMAEGPGAAMYNGLHTPDPAWSPIIKVVPNNTDSSDPQQVWPGTWAPHVHLNHVN; from the exons AAAGCGTTTGCAGATCCCGAGGTGCTGCGGAGGCTGACGTCGTCGGTGAGCTGCGCCCTGGACGAGGCGGCGGCCGCGCTGACCCGCATGAGGGCAGAGAACACCCTCAACGCCGGCCAGGCCGACAA TCTGGTTATTTTCAGCCGTAGTCTAGCGGAGGCGTGTTCGGACGGAGACGTGAACGCCGTCAGGAAGCTGCTGGACGAGGGGCGGAGCGTCAACGAGCACACGGAGGAGGGCGAGAGCCTGCTGTGCCTGGCCTGCTCTGCCGGCTACTACGAACtcgcacag gtgctgcTGGCCATGCACGCCAACGTGGAGGACCGGGGCATCAAGGGTGACATCACGCCCCTGATGGCGGCCGCCAGCGGAGGCTACGTAGACATCGTCAAGCTGCTGCTGGTGCACGGAGCCGACGTCAACGCCCAGTCCTCCacgg GAAACACAGCTCTGACGTACGCGTGCGCGGGGGGCTTCGTGGACGTGGTGAAGGTGCTCCTCAAGGAGGGCGCCAACATCGAGGACCACAACGAGAACGGCCACACCCCCCTGATGGAGGCGGCCAGCGCCGGCCACGTGGAGGTGGCCCGCGTCCTGCTGGAGTACGGCGCCGGCatcaacacacactccaacgAGTTCAAGGAGAGCGCCCTCACGCTGGCCTGCTACAAAg gtcaCCTGGACATGGTGAGGTTCCTGCTAGAGGCCGGGGCCGACCAGGAACACAAGACAGACGAGATGCACACAGCGCTGATGGAGGCCTGCATG gACGGGCACGTGGAGGTGGCGCGGCTGCTCCTGGACAGCGGGGCGCAGGTCAACATGCCGGCCGACTCCTTCGAGTCGCCGCTAACCCTGGCGGCGTGCGGGGGACACGTGGAGCTGGCCGCACTGCTCATAGAGAGGGGAGccaacctggaggag GTGAACGATGAAGGCTACACGCCCCTCATGGAGGCGGCCAGGGAGGGCCACGAGGAGATGGTGGCCCTGCTGCTGGCTCAGG gAGCGAACATCAACGCCCAGACGGAGGAGACGCAGGAGACGGCTCTGACGCTGGCCTGCTGCGGGGGCTTCCTGGAGGTGGCCGACTTCCTGATCAAGGCCGGGGCCGACATCGAGCTGGGCTGCTCCACGCCGCTGATGGAGGCGGCACAGGAGGGCCACCTGGAGCTGGTCAAGTACCTACTGgctgcag GGGCGAATGTCCACGCTACCACGGCAACGGGAGACACAGCGCTGACCTACGCCTGTGAGAATGGACACACAGATGTGGCTGATGTGCTGCTGCAGGCCGGCGCCAAcctg GAGCATGAGTCTGAGGGGGGGCGGACCCCCCTGATGAAGGCAGCCAGAGCAGGACACCTGTGTACAGTGCAGTTCCTCATCAGCAAGG gtgcCAATGTGAATCGGGCCACGGCCAACAACGACCACACGGTGGTGTCCCTGGCCTGTGCTGGGGGACACCTGGCTgtggtggagctgctgctggCACACGGGGCCGACCCCACGCACAGACTGAAG gaCGGCTCCACCATGTTGATAGAAGCAGCCAAGGGGGGCCACACCAACGTGGTGTCCTACCTGCTGGACTACCCCAACAACATCCTGTCAGTCCCCGCCCCCGACCTGGCACAGCTCACCCCCCCCTCGCAAGACGCCTCTCAG GTTCCACGTGTCCCCTTCCAGGCCCTGGCCATGGTGGTGCCCCCCCAGGAGCCTGACAGAGCCCCCTCCAACATCGCCACGCCCCCACCCGTCTCCAGCAAAG CCGTGTCCAAGCAGAGGCAGGCCGCCCTCCAGCCCGGGGCCTCCAACGGGGCTCCGCGCGGCCCGGAGACGGAGCCCCTGCCCCCCTTCCACCTGTGCCAGCCCCTGGAGTGCATCGTGGAGGAGACGGAGGGCAAGCTGAACGAGCTGGGCCAGAGGATCAGCGCCATCGAGAAGGCCCAGCTGCAGTCCCTGGAGCTGATCCAGGGGGAGCCGCTCACCAAAGACAAGAtcgaggagctgaagaagagccgGGAGGAGCAG gtgcagaagaagaagaagatcctCAAGGAGCTGCAGAAGGTGGAGCGCCAGCTGCAGCTCAAGACCCAGCAGCAGTTCACCAAAGAGTACCTGGAGGCCAAGGGGctgaaggaggagcaggaggcgggCCAGAGCCAGGGCCCGGGGCCCGGCCCCgggggggaggccccgcccaccgCCACCACCTCCACGCCCGGGGCCCTCACCGCCTGCTCCGGGGACCTCGCCCAGGCCGGCTCCGACACGGACGAGGAGGGGCTccgagagggggagcaggaggaggagcaggccggggaggacgaggacgaggaggacgaggag gacgacgaggaggacgacgaggaggaggaggaggacggctcGGACGAGGACGTGGAGGGCGAGGTGGTGGAGGCCTACCCCAAGCTGCCCCAGGTGGACACCATCCTGTACAGAGACGGCCAGccgccccacctccccccctcgccccaggcccagcccccccctccgcccctccaggCCCCCTTCGTGCCCATCCAGCCCCTGTCCGACTACAGCCCCGCCGACTACCCCGGCGGAACCCCCCCGGAGCTGCAGAGGGTGCTGCTGGGGCAGCAGCAGGCCCTGGGGGCGGGGATGCTGGGCCAGCAGGCCCCAGACGGACTCATGGTGGCCACGCCCGCGCAGACGCTCACAGACACGCTGGATGACAtcatggcag CTGTGAGTAGCAGGGTGCCCATGCTAAGCACTACGACCTCGCCCACGCCCCTATCCCAGCCCCCGTCTCAGAGCCCCGCCAACATGGCCTCGCCCCCTTCCGTTctgcccctctacccctccgTGGACATTGACGCACAC acggaGAGTAACCACGACACAGCGCTGACGCTGGCGTGTGCAGGAGGACACGAGGAGCTGGTGTCAGTCCTCATCGCACGAGGGGCCAACATCGAGCACCGCGATAAGAAgg gTTTCACCCCTCTCATCCTGGCTGCCACCGCTGGCCatgtgggggtggtggaggtccTCCTGGACAAAGGGGGCGACATCGAGGCCCAGTCAGAGAGAACCAAAGACAcgcccctctccctggcctgctCTGGGGGACGCCAGGAG gtggtggagctgctgctgctgcgggGAGCCAATAAGGAGCACCGTAACGTGTCCGACTACACGCCCCTCAGCCTGGCCGCCTCCGGGGGCTACGTCAACATCATCAAGATCCTCCTCAACGCCGGCGCCGAGATCAactccag GACGGGCAGTAAGCTGGGCATCTCCCCCCTCATGCTGGCGGCCATGAACGGCCACGTCCCCGCCGTCAAGCTGCTGCTGGACATGGGCTCCGACATCAACGCCCAGATCGAGACCAACCGCAACACGGCGCTGACCCTGGCCTGCTTCCAGGGCCGCGCCGAGGTGGTCAGCCTGCTGCTTGACCGCAAGGCCAACGTGGAGCACAGGGCCAAG actgGTCTGACCCCCCTGATGGAGGCAGCGTCGGGGGGCTATGCCGAGGTGGGCCGGGTGCTGCTGGATAAGGGCGCCGACGTCAACGCCCCTCCGGTCCCCTCGTCCAGAGACACGGCCCTCACCATCGCTGCCGACAAGGGCCACTACAAGTTCTGCGAGCTCCTCATCAACAG GGGCGCTCACATCGACGTGCGCAACAAGAAGGGGAACACGCCCCTGTGGCTGGCGGCCAACGGCGGCCACTTTGACGTGGTGCAGCTGCTGGTGCACGCCAGCGCTGACGTGGACGCCGCAGACAACCGCAAGATCACCCCGCTCATGGCCGCCTTCCGCAAG GGTCACGTGAAGGTGGTGCAGTACCTGGTGAAGGAGGTCAACCAGTTCCCCTCCGACATCGAGTGCATGAGATACATCGCCACCATCGCGGACAAG GAGCTGCTGAAGAAGTGCCACCAGTGCATGGAGACCATCGTCAAGGCTAAGGACCAGCAGGCAGCAGAGGCCAACAAGAATGCCAGCATCCTGCTGAAGGAGCTGGACCTGGAGAAG tccagagaggagagcaagAAGCAGGCCCTGGCCGCCAAGAGGGAGAAGCGCAAGGAGAAacgcaagaagaagaaggaggagcagaagaggaagcaggaggaggaggaggaggagaagaccaaGGAGGAGTTCTGCGAcatgcaggaggagaaggaggactcCGCTGAAG aagAGGAGGTTCCCATCGACCCCCCCagcgccaccaccaccaccaccatcggCATCTCCGCTACCTCCGCCACCTTCACCTGCACCTTCGGGAAGAAGCGCGCCGGCGTGgccaccacccccagcaccaaCCGCAAGAGCAAGAAGAACAAGACCAAGGACTCGCCCGACGACACCATCATCCTGCAGGACTCGCAG gtGGCGCTGGCGCAGCACAAGGCTGACAAAAACAAGATCCAGGGCGAGCCCCGGGGCGGAGGCGGGGGCCTGGCGGGGGGCAACAGTGACTCGGACCCCCTGGACAGCACTGACTGTGCCAGCGAGGGCAGCAGCAGCGGGGGCAAGAGCCAGGAACTCAACTACCTGCCCGACCTGCCCTCCTGcgcctcctcctactcctcctcctcatcctcctcctcctcctcggctccCCCGCTGGGGGCGCACCCCTCCCACGCCCTCCTGCCCGGCCCGGAGAAGAGACACTGCCCTCAGCTGCACAGCGACAGCAAGCTGGACAACAAGGTCACGGTCTCCATCTCCAAACCATCGCAGAA ggTTCCTGACATGAGTGAGCTGGTCCCCagctccctgccctcccccttcaaGACTATGTCCctgcccatctcctcccccaacaGCAAGCTGAGCCTCACCTCCCCCAAGAGAgggcagaagagagaggagggctggaaggAGGTGGTCCGGAG CCCTGCTGTGTCCGTCAGGTCTAAGAAGCTGTCCGTCCCGGCCTCCGTGGTGTCTCGCATCATGGGCCGCGGCGGCTGCAACATCACGGCCATCCAGGACGTGACGGGAGCCCACATCGACGTGGACAAGCAGAAGGACAAGAACGGAGAGAGGATGATCACCATCAG AGGTGGCACGGAGTCTACGAGGCACGCCGTGCAGCTCATCAACGCCCTGATCCAGGACCCGgccaaggagctggaggacctgATCCCCAGGAACCACATCCGCGCCCCGGGCTCCAAGGCCAGCTCGGCCCCCTTCGCCAGCGGGGCCTCCAGCGGCTCCTCCGCCGGGGCCAAGGCCTTCAGCTCCCTGGTCACGTCCTCGGGAGTCTCcttccagtcctcctcctcctcccaggtggGGGGGAAGGTGGGGAAGGGGCTGTCGTCCGGGGTGAGGCAGCCCTTCCCGGTGTCCCTGCCCCTGGCCTACGCCCACCCCCAGCTGGCTCTCCTGGCCGCCCAGACCATGCACCAGATCAGACACCCGCGTCTGCCCATGGCCCAGTTCGGGGGTACGTTCTCCCCTGCTGCCAGCACCTGGGGCCCCTTCCCCGTGCGGCCGGTGAGCCCCGGGAGCGCCAACAGCTCCCCGAAACACAACGGAGGAGCCACAGGCCGGCCCGGCGCCACGCCCCACAGCGAGCACAGCAGCGCCGTCAGTCCGGCGGCGACCGTCTCCAGCCCCTCCGGAACCGCCCCGGCCGCGGCCTCTCCTCACACCCCCAACCCGCCCGCGCCCTCCAACCCCCAGCCCAGCGCCCCCACGCCCTCCTGCGTCAGGAAACAGCTGTTCACCTCCGACCCCAAACCCTCCGGGGTCACCTCCTTGTCCATGGCGCCCACAGCTGCGGTGAGCAGCGGCGGTAACGCAGTGCGAGGCACGGGGTCTCCCGCCCACCATCACACGGGCATGACGGCTACCTCCGCCTCCAGCTCCGCCCAGGCCCCGGCGGGCTGCGCCCCGccgcccctcctccagcccctcaagGTGGAGCCCAGCGCCTCGGCCTCCCCAGGCAAGGAGAAGCCCCCTGCGTCTCTGGAGAGCCAGACCTCCTCTTCCAGCGAGAGCCACAGCTCAGCAGGCTTCGCCACGCCAGCCCTGGCCTTGCCCCCCAAGCCTGAGCCCCGGCAGCagttacccccccctcccccctcctcctccgccgccgccatcacctcctcctcctcctctacagaagcccccccgcccctgctcgccccccagcccagctcccacctcccccctggtCCCGCCCCCTCACACAGCTCCATGCACCCCAACAACACGGTGCCCCACTTCtcagcccccgccccccgcgtCTCTCACCGGATGCAGCCGTCGGGACCGTACTACCCGCTgtcagagcagcagcagcagcaggtgttTGTGCCCCTCAGCGCCCAGCAGGAGCCCCCCAAGCAGCCCCAGAGCCAGGCTCAGGTGTCCCACCTACCCCAGCAACCCAGCCTGCCTCCCCAGGCCCAGGGCCCCCCCCACCAGGTGCCCTCCAGCCTGGGCATGATGAACGGATCCCAGATGCAGCACGTCCACGGGGGAGGCAAGACCCAGCAGATGCCCCCCAACTTCGGCCCCGCGGCGCTCTTCAACCATTTCAGCAGCATCTTCGACAACAACAACCAG GGAAACAACCAGGTGTGGGGTGCATGCCACCTGCCCACCCGCTCCCCCCCTGAGCAGCCTTACTCGGCCCCCCCGCCCTACATGAGCATGAGTCAGATGGAGGGCCTGATGCCTCCAGACAGCTCCAAGGCTCCAGGCTACCGCTCCACCTCCCAGAGGATGGTCAACAACCCCATAG CTCTCACCAGCTATGCCACCAGTATCTCCGGCAGCCCAGTCTACCTCCACGGCCCTGCCGCCGTGGGCACGCCCTCCTTCAGCAGACAGCacttctcccctcacccctggaGCGCCGCGTCttccg GTGAGTCTCAGGTGGCCCCTCCCTCCACGGTGTCGTCCTCGTCCCTGTCCTCCTCGTCTGGGCCCCCTCCTCAGCAGCCCAAGCCTGGCAACTCCAGCCAGCAGGACCGCAAGGTGCCCCCCCCCATCGGCACGGAGCGCCTGGCCCGGATCAGGCAGACGGGCTctgtcaacccccccctcctcaccaccagCTACACGGCACCCGTGGGACAGGGGGGCATCTGGTCCTTCGGTGTGGGCAGTGCCTCtg AGGCCATGTCCGGCTGGTCTCAGCCGCTGATGAGCAGTCACATGATGCACCCGCAGCTGCAGGCGGAGCAGACGGCCTTCTCCCAGCACCAGCCCATGGAGCAGGACGACACGGGCATCTCCAACCCAGCCAACAGCTACCACCAACCCCAGCACATGCCCAACAGCTACATGGACTTCCCCAAG gGTATGCCCATGTCTATGTATGGAGGAACCAtgctgcccccccaccctcccatggCGGAGGGGCCGGGGGCTGCCATGTACAACGGCCTGCACACCCCAGACCCTGCCTGGAGCCCCATCATCAAGGTGGTCCCTAACAACACAGACAGTTCAGACCCACAGCAG GTGTGGCCGGGTACCTGGGCCCCTCACGTGCACCTGAACCACGTCAACTAG